A window of Pyrus communis chromosome 3, drPyrComm1.1, whole genome shotgun sequence genomic DNA:
TACCCCgactaaaccaaaccaaatcaatTTAAGTGGTTTATTCTCGCTTTCACACAAAAGAACTAGTCTCTCTAGTCAATTTGATTCCTAATTTTTGGGTGTTTGATGATGAGTTTTTAAGTGAAAAGTTGTACTTTTCTAATTCTTTACGTCTAAGTAAACACATGAAAAAGTTAAGGAGTGAAATGATTATTTTACTCATATTTTAGTTAATGCAGGGAACTCAAGAATCATAGTGATTCCAATTTCTATTCAAGTATACACACTTGATTATTCTATATGTTTGCACTACACTTTCATTTGTTCAATGCTCTTCTAAATGCACTTTTACTTACTTAAAGTAAGAGAAGTCATGAATCGAGAAAGGAAAACAGAGAACATCTTCACCCACCCTCCACCCCAGTCATCTAGTTTCTATTCTACAATGCAAATTTTAACATGGAACACACTATATTCAATACGTATGTGCACGAGTATGAGCAAGTCAAGAATTCGAATAATTCTAATTCATATTCCACATGTCACTAAATTTGCCTGAGTTGCCTTCGACATTCAGTTCGATGAGTTTggcttcttgttttcttttgccATGGTGGTTTTGAGAACTAAATTTTCGATTGGATCTGTTTCAATACGAATCCTatgaaaattggttgagaattttttcattttgtttgtttttccatTAAAGCTTAATAGTTATTGGTTTGATAATCATATGGTTCGAAACAGGTGTAGTAACTCTATGTCCAGGCTTTTAGAGGGAGCTGTAGCTTCAGTCAACGAAATATTTTGATTCAGTTAAGAGAGACTTTATGTCTGTTATATCACAGTTGTCTTCTCAAGGGGCAACTTCCAGTGTGTTCTCCCATTGTTTGAAGGGACAGGACAATGAAGGTGGTATAATTCAGGTCGGCCTGATTCAGCACGAGCACGATTGGCCTAAAGTCACAGTTGTCATCGTGAGAGATAACTCGTAGTGTATTATCTCATTGTTTGAAATGATATGACAGACTATACTCATACTTTGGTGAGATTTGAGGACCAAGTTATGATTGTATTCCCCTTGTCAAAAAGTATGTCTCCATCTTTaaactttcttttatttaattgaaagtttttatgatttttgttATCAAATTGTGTTAATTATCCCAACTAATCTATGCATGTTACAGTTTCCATTCAACTTCTACGATCACCTTAACCCCATCTGCAAGATCATGAACCGTGTACTTCAAAATCCGAGTGGTTGGGTTCACTGCACGGCAGACAATGTAATTCCTAACAATCACATTATTCATTGATTTCAACACATAATCCAACATACCTATATCTCCAATATGTAACTGAGCTACATCTCGCACGTCTTGCCGGCAACTCATCCACTGCTGGGTTAGTTTCTTGTTCCGTAAAATTCTGCAAGGTTGGTTTACGATAAATTAGCGCAGCTATATTCTAAAATATGAAGGTAGAGATGAGACAGCCGGGTATTACATATCAAATGAATTACATTTTGATATAGTTCTAGCTTAGTCTCATGTTAAAATTGAGTCTTCAGCTCTTGTTTTTAGGTGAGCTGTCTTAACCTTTCTTTTTTAACAATCGACattaagagagaaaaaaatgatcaagaaatatttttcatgttgcttaatttttccattaaagcgtaattattactttttttttttacgatcaTATTGGTTGGAAACAGGTGTGTAGCATCACTcactttaaaatttattttatttaattgaaatttgagattGGATGTTGTCAATAATCTATTGATTAGTCCACTTGTCCTCTTGTCACTACATGTCTATTAGTTGGTTTGTTAATCAATTATTTAGTTCATTAAGTGGTTGAATGGTTGTAGTATATCTGTTTTGAGCAAGTGAAATATAATGATTCGTGTTATTTGTTGGTAAATAATTGCACACCAATTATAATGTACACGAGCACAGCTAGCCTAAAGAGATGAAAATTTCAATATTAAGTACAAGAAGTTGGATCGGCCTAACTCATCACAAGCACGATTGCCCTAAAGTCGGTTGTAATCATGAGGGATAACTCATAGTGTATTATTTCATTGTTTGAAATGAAATGACTATGAGGTTAGTACATACTCATACTTGGTGACATTTCGAGGCCAAGTATTTAATGTATTCCGTTGCCCATCTCAAAGCATTAAAGCAACCAGAATCCAACTTCTGGCAGCagggaaaattttgaaaaggaGGAACCGGAACACGATTAGCACGGTCGTGAACTTCCGAAACAAGAAGAATCgacgaacaaaacacaattgTCATAAACAAAACGACGACAACATATTCTCCAAAGTAAATTGCCCAATTTCAACAAAATTTCAACACCAGATTGCACAGGTTAACTATACAACTTGGTAAATTCAGAGTTAAAACTATTTAAAAACTTTGACAATAAAGAAAACAGGTAATATCCATGAGTTTTACTAGCAGAGAGATTGTTTAGACATAGCTGTCAATCAATGATTTCCTCATTTCATCCACAATAGCACTAGGTTGAGCTTCCCTCAACTTGAAAACACTTTCAATAACCGAGAGTTCTGTGGCAGTGGTGTCTAGCCCGCAGAACGCTGTCCAGTCGTTCACTATCATGCCTGCACCTATCACTTCACTACCGCGGTTGACTGTTCCAGCAACAAGAGGGACCTGAAGGAGCGTTGACAGTTCATCCAGATCTTCAACAGATGTGTGGGGATGTACCTAtacaagtgtttttaaaattaggATTGAGAATGGGTCCAAAGGAACAAAAAAGATGAAACAATGACAGTAGAAATCTTTCagaaacaaaaactcaaaaagaaGTATTCTTACCAAGCCACCTCTGTTGGTGAAGGCACAGAAGCTGCCGACAAGTATATTACCAGCAATCGTCTGCCTAAAAACTTCCACTCCAAGAACATCTGCAATCATCTCCTCAGTTTcctgaaaaataacaaataaaaaggaaatgaaCAAAACGCATGGATTCAAAGTTTAATGTCATCTGCTAAATGGCAAAGAGGAGTCTAACTTCATATAAGAACTAAAGTCTTAACACAACATGCACATTCGATTCCTCTTTAATTTCTGAATAAAGTTAACAAATATATTATTCTGAACTCTGACGCAAATTCAAACTATATGGTGAATGGTCATGTTATGCATAATAAAGTGTCTCTTTCCAACCATTCAATTCCTCATTAAAGTCTGAACAAAATTACATTACATGTATATCAATCTGAAATAAATTCAAACTGTCTGGTGAACACTGAAAGTCATGTTATGCATAATAAAGTGACTGTCAACAATCACATACGGTCGATATAACATAGAAAAGCAGGACAACCATGACGTGCATGTGTGGTATTGACCGAGTCATCATTGAGTTATATTTTTCATTGAAGGTGGGTTTTAATATGTTCTGCAGTACAACCTGTGAATTCTTACATGCTAAACCGGGCACATCTTGTGATAGATGTATGATGTCTTTCTAATTTCCTAAGATTCCAAAGAGGTTGTACTCAATTTGTGAAGATGAGTTTGTGGGTTACTTGCATCGAATTCACATACACAATTGTGCTTTTTTTGCAGGAAAACAAAGACTGCACAGGatacaatgaaaagaacaattTCAAACAAGTATAGAAAGAATACCCTGTCAAGATCAGTGTGCGTAAGAGCAACATGATCATTGCAAGCGATGCAGTTACCAAGAGCCGATAGTCTCTCTTCGATACGCTGAACAACAACCTGATCAGGTAAGCTGTTCCTCAAGTGCTGGAgttcttaattttcaataaatCGAAAACAGAAGCTCAATAAGTCAGAAAACCGAAACGCAATAACCACAAACATAAAATaccgaaaatgaaaaacaaatcgGAAGAACCAAAATACCTTGGTCAGTGGTGGTGTGAGGCACAAGAAGCCCGTTTTTGTTTCCTGAAATCGAAATttcaacaagtttttttttttatattcctAAAAACACATCGAAATTATAACTCTTGATTGATACCGAAGAGAAAAGAAATATCAAAGGAtatcaaattgaaaagaataccAGCACAGAGGCGACCGATGATGCGAGTGCCGCCAATGGAGGTTTTCACAACCGGGATGACATCAGCCAACTCCCCCTCAAAGGTGCTGTAGAAATTCTCAGAGCCGCCGATGGCGACCAAACAGTACGCGTTCGTCAGCTTCGAAAACACCCCAACCTCGCACGAGTTCTCGAATTGCAATCCTGCAAATccccaattaatttttcatattaattttattagaaACAAATACGAGAACAATAATCGGagtacgaagaagaagaaagcctTACTGGTTGCCATGGATTGAGAGCGACGCCTGACTGCAAGGTACGAGTCTGGGAGAAGCTAGGGTTTTGGAGGTTGAGGAAGAGAGGGCgattagggttttggatttgttCGCAAACAGGTCAACAACCTTTTTCTCCTGTTCTTCTTTTTATACTTTTCAGGAGTCCGAATTAAattccaacaaaagaaaaaatattgtcCAAATTAAAACGATATAAATTGTAAATTAGAATTCCTATCGATAAAGATatatattaacaaaataaatcGAAAAAGATATAAATtgtaaattataattaataaaataaaacaaaatagtataattaaaaaaagaaataaataataactAACCCTTTGTCAAATGATACTTTGTTTCAAATTCGAATACTTATAAAATCTTACCATATCCAACAAAATAAGATCACGCCTCGTTGATTAAGAGGAAAGCATATACGATGGTTTCAATAttcatagaaaaataaaaagaaatgcttgggtaacaaacaaaaaaaactatatTTAAAGTATATAATCTTATATTTTACGAAAGAGTTTtagttcaataatttttttttattttttattaacacaGGAGCAGTAGAATTTcttcaaattctaacttttattgttttacttacacataaaagaataaataaataattcattTCATAGTTCAATatctaaaatacaaaaattacgTTAAATAGGAGCAATCTTCCAAATTCATTGACTTCCCTTgactataaaaaattaaaacaaatttagGACTTTTTAgcctttttgttcttttgggcCTTGTATTTTCAGGCCGCTCTGTGTTTTTTGTGTCGGGGTGGTCTCAACTTTGaagtctttcttttatttttggtcaACAAACTTTGTAGACTTTCGGGCAAAACAATAACTTCAACTTTGGCATATCTACAATATATCAAAATTTGAGGGTTCATCTGCAAATGCAtttaaaatgaccaaaaataCTTTGGGGGAAATACTTAAAAGTGCTCTCTCAAACAAGCACATTACTGGAATTTCTTTCAAGAAATATTTTAAGTGGTTTTGAAACTTAAAAATGTTTTTCTCAAAAatgtttttagtcattttaaataCTTTCAAATGAGCCTTAAATCATTAGTAAACATAGCACAAAATTACTCAAACGAAAAAATGTGCATGAGTAGAATTAGTTAATAATTGACACACCTCATAATTCACcaattattttctcttttgcCGCCGTTCTTTCCCTCTTTATCTATTATTCTTCAATAAAATAGATTTATAACATAGTCCTATTGTTAATTTGTggttaatatatttatttaaaacaaaaaaaaaagatatttatTTTTCTGCCCACCTGACGCCTACATGGCACACACATAAGAAACACAGTTAATGAATTTCAACAGTAAACTGGGACACACAAACATACTTAGAGGgcaagtgaaaaaaatataactatCATGGGGTAAATTAGTACTCAAAGACACTTTCAGGGCCACTAAAGTAAttaaacctttttattttgaccCCGCACAAAAACGAGTTTCTTCTAGTTGTGGTCCGAACTCCAGTTTCTCAAACCCTCcgtctcctctctttctctctccgcGAGACATGGTGGCATCGTCCTCATCGTTGTCTGAGTACTCCTCGGACTCCTCCTCGTCATCTTCGTCTTCATCTCGCCGTCGACATCGTCGCCACAACCGCAGTCGCCGAGACAAAGACCAGGAGAAAGACAAAGATGCCCTCAAGATCCGAAAAAAGATCAGTCGCTCCAACACCAAACGACGCCGCAGACACCGCCACCGCCACTCCTCGTCGGATTCTTACTCTTCCTCCTCTCCTTCCGATTCCAGGTCAATTTACAAAACCCTTCTATTGTTTTCTAGTCGTAGATGTAAATATTTGTGAGATACGATggctttaattttgttttcagttttatcCTCTGtttgattagggttttgaattttgTGGCTAGTTCTGAGAAACCCTAATTGGGTTATTTTATTCCGTGTTTGAGAtggtttttgtaatttattgCAATTTGTATGCAATTTGGTGCGCTGTGTAGTTCCTGTAGCTAACATGGAAAGTTTCGAAACGACCCAGATGGGAAAATTCGTTTGTTTTCAGCTCAAAGTTAAGGTCCCTTACGttttaatttagaaaaaaaaaatgcatcagTTGATTAAAATCAATCATAAGTTAAATTGAAGCATGGTTTTCGATCTTGAACTTTAGTTGTCAAAGGGAAAGTAGTGgattatatcgatgatgtgcgGACCTTGTGAGGTGCGTCGACTAAAGGAAATTGATAAGGGCTATATGGCAATTAGGCGAAGATTTTGAGTTGCTTAAGTGAATCATATGCTTTGTTATTGGTTTCTCTGCTTTTAGAATTTCAATTTGAAACTATTATGTTACTGGGCACTGCGGTTTAGAAGCACGTTAGAAATACTAACGGGCAACAATTGGATGGCTCTGCTTTTTGACATATTTCCTTCTTTGTTTAATGCAGAAGTGATAGTTCTTCGGACAGTGAACTAGAAACATCTAGTAAGTCAAAGAAGCGCAAGAAGAGTGACAGACATAAGAAGGTGCTTGTTCGGCATTTCTTTGTGACGTAATCATATTACCTTTACATTACATTTTCTGCTTGTCCTTTGGTCTCATTTAATTGATCCTTTCTATCTAGAGCAAGGAAAAGGACCAGAGCAAGAGTCATCGCCATAAACATCATAGGAAACTCAAGGAGGTAGGCCAGTATGTTTTATGTTGCTCTCTTGCCTCCATATGATTGCTCTGTTAAAATTGTGTTAAGGCTGTTATCATCGTCCTTTTCTAGCTTATCGTGCATCTTCCCtccatttgattttttgttaaaatttgtGATAATTTGATTCATTGTATGTTCCAGACCATGGCTTAACTAAGATATATGTGGGAACTCTAATGCGGTTATTTATATAGTTGTGGATGCATCTTGATCCAGCTTCGGAGAGTAGTAGATAATTTTAGGACAACTAAACAAAAAGGGGTGagctatccacacatctcattttacttctcacacaccgcttgataatttctgtccgttgatcttcttcaattcatccgatctgacggccgaaaattcaaaaggtgtgtgagaagtaaaatggggtgtgtggatatcacaccccaacaAAAATTGCATGAGGAAGTTGTACATaggaaattttcttttcaaacttgCCTGTGCTGTTCTGCTAATTAAAAAtgtgacacacacacacagtttCTTGCATTCACTGTGTTGGGCACTGAATGCATATGATATTATGTTTCAATTGCTGAGGTGCTTATAGTACTTTCTGCCTGTTTTATGGATTGGCTCTTCGAAATTGGAGCTGGGGTCTGTGGCATGGTGCTGGGTACTCATTGGCTTGCCTGGATAATGTGTTTGGATTGTGTTTTTTCCTGGCAATGGGAGCCATATATAGAAACAGAAGAATGAGAGAAGTAGCGGCCCTGTTCAGCTTTCAAAGGTTTTCATTTCACTCTCTTATAATTACGTCTtcaatattcttttttattttaatgtagtttgttttattaatttgtctCTCAGTGAAGTAACATTTTGCTTCCTACAGTTTTTAGGGCGTGACAAAGATGATGGAGTTCGTCGCAGTGCTGTCTCTGGAAAAAAGGTAAGCCTTGCTCtgtaatatatatgtttacTGTTTATCAAAGATTTATTAGAGATCTTAGGGGCATCTACGCTGGTCTATCCCTTGTTATTTTGTCGTGGTTaaaaatagaaagagaaaaTCCGTGTTCTTTCTTTTTGCAGATTCTACTGAAACTTGAGAAGACAAAGGAGGACAAGGCGGCCGAAGACAAAAGGAATGAATTGCTGAAGTTCTTAAATGCTAGTTTTGATTGATGTTGTGGAGTCCATGCATGGAATCAACAAGTGAATGAAGGAATTGAGTAAGTTCCAGCTGCTGGCCTATATCTTAATGATTTTGAAAGGATTTTCTCCGAGCTCGAAGCGCAGTCATATTTTGTACTTGTGTTTGCCAATTGAAGTGTGGTTGAAAAACTGTGGTTTGGGTGTTGTATTAGTATTCATTTGGTACTGTCATTATATATTATCTTATATCGAGGATTCACCGCAGTAAGCTTTCAAATTTGATAAATGTAGCAAACTTAATAACCCTCCTTGATGATTTGCCTGTGCATCATGCTACTAACCAGATTAATTGATGTATTTGTATGGAgcattttaccattttttttttccgtttgtTTGACGTTTATTTAGGGTGATGTGTGTGCAGTAGTGCAGGCTGCGTGTTATTTTAGCGTCTTTAACGAGATGAACAAGttttttaatacatcgatatttttatactaagggAAGGAGGAGTTCGGCAGAGCCAAATTGTTTTTTAAGTAGAAAGAGATCATTAAGGAGGAGCCACGGTTTTCATGGTAAACGAATTCTGGGCCATTTATACCGACTTTTATTATTTCTACGAGTTCGAGCAGATAAAATCTTAGGTGTGCATATCGGTAACTTCCATTGCCTACCGGTTAGCGAAACTTTTCTAGTAGTACGAATCGTCATGCTTTGCTTGTTTCTATATGATAATATGCACCTTGGTTGCTGCAATCCCTGTGGATAATATAAAGAGTGAAGAATGAATGATCCTCTAAACAAAAATGTGATTTTGAGCGCGATTCAAGTGAGTGAGTGAAAGGGGCGACAAGAGCGAGTTGGACTTACGAACGATCGACAAGTGGAGGGCCGATCCGTTTGGGTCAATACCGAGAAAAATCAATGTAATTAGAGATTTTTCATCTCATGTAACTATGTTTTAGTCTTGGTAATGTCAATGTTCAACAAACATTTATCATGTATTCAAAGTATGTACTACCGTCGAATAGATGATTGTCACGCAAAGAGATAAGTGGCAGTCCATTTGGCTCGACGGTAGCACACAAGAATTTCTCTTGCTTCATGGGTCTTACAAGACTAGAAAAAGGTCCCGTTCCCAAAGTCTAAAATTTTACGCGTGTTAAGAAAATGATAGTATTCCAATTTGCACGACAAAACTAGGAAGGGAGAAAATAGTCATTTCACATCACAAGTAGTTCTTATAGGAAAAGAATTTTCACCGGATCATTTTCTTGAGGATCCTGTGATTGTTATTGTGATTGTTCATCGTacatgcggtcagaaatcatttaaaattttaaaatttaaaatttaaaattaaatataaatagtacttaacgaaaactgaccacacgatatacgatgaatgggTCACGATCACGGAATCCTCACGAAAAGAATCTAGCTAGgatccttttcttcctttataatcCAATCCACCCTTGCGAAATTTGGGCTACAACTTCCGCAATGGCTTTTGATCCTCCACCCAATCGACtgagctctctctctccagaTGGAAGCGAAAAGTTGTGTGGTGTTGTTAAATTTGTGGTCGCACATAGTACTTCTTGGAATGTTATTCTCTGTAAAAATTTGTTCCAGGATTTATCTGTGCGTAAATCGAAATATCCTTTCTGCTTGAACCTTCTCCTTCATAAACACCCATGGAGATGTGTTCCAAGCTTTATTGGATTACACCTTTTATTCcttctacttttttttattcttttttctttttcttttttaccttGGATTCTTAGTTGCTACtatgtttttgctttttttttttttttttttaaaaaaaaatattctggTTTTAATATTGTGTTTGCAAgaactaaaattattattgttttttatttgggaTTTAATATGAGCAACTATTTATTCATCCTGCAGTTTCTTGATGGGAGGATTTTTGTACGATGAAACAAATATTTGAACAAGGTTGGCCGATAGAGTTGTGATCCTGaactaattatttattattcCGATTGCTCCGTAAAATAGAATAATATgaataattttgaatcaaatatttGGACTCCAATTTCTAGCTCAGGCTCAAAAGacaaaagcaaaaagaaaaatttctagaataattttaaaTATCGCTTGATAATCGATAACAACAGTATCgcttaataataaaaaagaattttggACACATAATAGATCTTTTTGAAATCGTGGAAAcagtaaataaattaaaaaggttCAAAACACTGAGACTGAAGATAATTCTGGAaggtttaccaaaaaaaaagaagataattcTGGAAATATAATTTCCTACCctattttagtattttgtaCAAAAAGAACAATGACTGAAGATTAAATAATGTGAAGAGCGGAAATCCATACAGAAGTTGCTGATCTTGATCATTCCTTCTTCTGTTCATTTTTCACATTATCACAGAACTATGCCATGCAGAAAGAAACAATATCAGTATGCTGCCCAAACTTCAAAACCAgcacttttattttttcacttttGCTCTCTTCGATGTCTTGGGGAATCGTTCTTCGGGCTCTAAAacaagaaatttttagttgcgAAGGAAATACGGATGGTACAccaagtgtttttatgcaaatggtgaaaatttttaagttattaactttttaacacacataacccaccatttatataaagacacgtgatgtatcatctCGTAtgacggtcacactgaaaaataatCTCTCctctaaaacaacttcaatCTGCATCTGCGACCAGAGATTCGAAATACTTGCGGCGCAAGCTCTCAAGAAATCAGTCCAGGAGTTCTGTTTTCAATTCGCTGTGATTCTCTTTCCAGACCTTTCTTAACATAGCACATCTGTCCATCTTTTTCATTCTCGGCTTAGACAAAAGATTACATGCCCGTGCTTGACGTGCTGCCTCTGGCCTTAACATAATATGCACCTTGGTTGCTGCGATCCTGGCGGATAATATAGATTGATGAACGATTGATCCACCAAACAAAAAAGTGATTGAGTTTGACTCAAGCAACTGAAAGGTGTGACAAGAGAGTGGGCTCGACTCACGAACGATGGACAAGTGAAGGATTGATCATTTTGCGCCAGTATTGGAAAAACTCAATGTAGAGAGATTTCAACTATGTTTTAGTCTTAGTGATGTCAACGTTCAATAAACGTTTGTCATGCATTTAAAAGATGCACTACCGTCCAATAATCGATTGTTGGATATTAGTGACAGTCTACTTGGTTCCACGGTAGTACTCAAGAATTTGTCTTGCTCGATGGGTTACAACTTACAGGACTCCAAGAAAAGGACCCATTCCAAAGTCTAATACTACGCGTGTTAAGAAAAAAGATAGTTTTTGTGggacaaaattacaaataaaacaaaacactatAAAAGGATAAATCGTCTTATGGAATTCGTGGGGACAAAATAGACATTTAACGTCACCCTTAGATCCTATATAACTCCCCTTTGCGAAATTTGGGTTAACAACTCACCCAATGGCTTTCAGCCTCCACCCTAGGGG
This region includes:
- the LOC137728720 gene encoding eukaryotic translation initiation factor 6-2-like; translation: MATRLQFENSCEVGVFSKLTNAYCLVAIGGSENFYSTFEGELADVIPVVKTSIGGTRIIGRLCAGNKNGLLVPHTTTDQELQHLRNSLPDQVVVQRIEERLSALGNCIACNDHVALTHTDLDRETEEMIADVLGVEVFRQTIAGNILVGSFCAFTNRGGLVHPHTSVEDLDELSTLLQVPLVAGTVNRGSEVIGAGMIVNDWTAFCGLDTTATELSVIESVFKLREAQPSAIVDEMRKSLIDSYV
- the LOC137729049 gene encoding uncharacterized protein gives rise to the protein MVASSSSLSEYSSDSSSSSSSSSRRRHRRHNRSRRDKDQEKDKDALKIRKKISRSNTKRRRRHRHRHSSSDSYSSSSPSDSRSDSSSDSELETSSKSKKRKKSDRHKKSKEKDQSKSHRHKHHRKLKEKQKNERSSGPVQLSKFLGRDKDDGVRRSAVSGKKILLKLEKTKEDKAAEDKRNELLKFLNASFD